Proteins from a genomic interval of Chryseobacterium indologenes:
- the cas2 gene encoding CRISPR-associated endonuclease Cas2, with the protein MNAERFNAYRIMWVLVLYDLPTETKANMKDANRFRKSLLDDGFTLFQFSMYVRHCPSRENAEVHIKRVKFMLPKAGKVAIMCITDKQFGDIEIFFARNKEEPPPTFQQLELF; encoded by the coding sequence ATGAATGCCGAAAGGTTTAATGCTTATCGAATTATGTGGGTTTTAGTATTATACGATTTGCCAACAGAAACTAAAGCTAACATGAAAGATGCGAACCGGTTTCGTAAATCTTTGCTTGATGATGGTTTTACGTTATTTCAGTTTTCAATGTATGTAAGGCATTGTCCAAGTCGTGAAAATGCTGAGGTTCATATTAAAAGAGTGAAATTTATGCTTCCAAAAGCTGGAAAAGTTGCTATTATGTGTATTACGGATAAACAATTTGGAGATATTGAAATATTTTTTGCCAGAAATAAAGAAGAACCTCCTCCAACTTTTCAACAGCTTGAATTATTCTAA
- the cas1 gene encoding type II CRISPR-associated endonuclease Cas1: protein MITRSIYIGNPAHLKLKDEQMYILEPSTKEMKGKVPVEDLGLLMLDHFQITISHQLIQKMMGNNVVVVSCDGHHLPHGIMLPLYGHTEHSDRIKDQLEASEPLKKQLWKQTVECKIENQKEVLKRLGNFYEPMSDYQNNVKSGDITNMEGIAAQHYWKHLISLDFLRQRFGDSPNQFFNFGYSVLRSIVARAIVETGLLPVLGIFHKNKYNPYCLADDLMEPYRPFVDLLVMQWLAGNSETEELTKEFKAFILQIATKDVKIDDKIRPLLIAVKTTAMSLYKCYTGEKRLISYPKLI, encoded by the coding sequence ATGATCACCCGCTCAATCTACATCGGCAATCCGGCTCATCTTAAACTTAAAGATGAACAGATGTATATTTTGGAACCTTCCACTAAAGAAATGAAAGGTAAAGTTCCAGTGGAAGATTTGGGATTACTGATGTTGGACCACTTCCAAATTACTATTTCACATCAGTTAATTCAGAAAATGATGGGAAATAATGTAGTAGTGGTAAGTTGTGACGGTCATCATTTACCCCATGGAATTATGCTTCCGCTTTATGGACATACAGAACATTCCGACCGAATTAAAGATCAATTAGAAGCCAGTGAACCCCTCAAGAAACAACTTTGGAAACAGACTGTTGAATGTAAAATTGAAAATCAAAAAGAGGTTTTAAAACGCCTAGGAAATTTTTATGAACCGATGAGCGATTACCAGAATAATGTGAAAAGTGGAGATATTACTAATATGGAAGGGATTGCTGCACAGCATTACTGGAAGCATCTTATTAGTCTAGATTTTTTGAGACAGCGTTTTGGAGATTCACCCAATCAGTTTTTTAATTTCGGATATTCGGTTTTGAGAAGTATTGTGGCAAGAGCGATTGTTGAGACAGGATTACTTCCTGTTCTCGGAATTTTCCATAAGAATAAATACAATCCTTACTGTCTGGCCGATGACCTGATGGAACCTTATCGTCCTTTTGTTGATTTATTAGTCATGCAATGGCTGGCTGGTAATTCAGAAACTGAAGAATTAACTAAAGAATTTAAAGCTTTCATTTTACAGATTGCGACTAAAGATGTGAAAATAGATGATAAAATCAGACCATTATTGATTGCAGTAAAAACAACAGCCATGTCTCTATATAAATGCTATACAGGTGAAAAACGATTGATCTCTTATCCTAAATTGATATGA
- the cas9 gene encoding type II CRISPR RNA-guided endonuclease Cas9 (Cas9, originally named Csn1, is the large, multifunctional signature protein of type II CRISPR/Cas systems. It is well known even to general audiences because its RNA-guided endonuclease activity has made it a popular tool for custom editing of eukaryotic genomes.), which yields MMIKNILGLDLGTNSIGWALIEVDENNIPIRIIAMGSRIIPLSTSDKEEFQRGLSITKNQNRTVSRTQRKGYDRKQLRRSDLKKILKKYNIFPSEELLKLPMLDLWKLRSDSANPNEDISAEQLGRILYMLNQKRGYKSARSEANSDKKDTDYVQAVKGRYAQLKDRRQTIGQYFYEELSTAFSDKNNQQYFRVKEEVYPREAYIEEFDTIINAQKDKHGFLTDKVIHQLRNEIIYFQRKLKSQKGLVSICELEGFEKTVYDKEKNKNKVVFVGPKVAPKTSPLFQLCRIWEVVNTISLKIKNPEGSKYKWGEKVPNLKQKEILADYLFKNENLSFSTLLEILELKKEDVYVNKQILKGIKGNEAYAALHNVLGDHELLNFDVSIITSDHTAILVDKKTGEILEERAGLELDASLEREPLYQFWHTIYSLKDLDECKNALIKRFGLDEDIAEKLSHIDFNKQAFGSKSNKSMRKILPFLMEGYNYSESCSLAGYNHSNSLTKDERESQITLERLELLPKNNLRQPIVEKILNQMINVVNTILEKYGKPSEIRVELARELKQSKDERNDTDLQNSRNKKLNEEIGKRLAELGLPVTKRYIQKYKFIFPSLSKNLKDAHVNNQCIYCGETFNLTEALNGDAYDVDHIVPKALLFDDSQTNKVLVHRKCNSTKTNQTAYDYITAKGEEEVRIYSERVDDWFKKGIISYSKMQRLKVSHKEYLERKKLGKETETDKKLWENFIDRQLRDTQYISRKSREILQKVCNNVTTTEGGVTAKLRNLWGWDDILMNLQMPKYKELGQTITKEWTSEHGKRKHQKEEIENWTKRDDHRHHAIDALVVACTKQGFIQRINTLNSSETKDLMIKEVEEAKIEFNEKTTLLEKYLKTQKPFTTREVMKEADKILISFKAGKKVATITKFKATGKNKETGVIVPRGALHEQSVYGKIKVIEKDKPLKYLFENPDKIVNSRIRDLVETRLSENENNSKKALSTVKKNPIFFNEEKNEILEKASCYNDATVLKYKLQNLKANQVDDIVDERVKFLVKERLTQFGSKEKEAFKDILWFNQEKQIPIITVRLFARPDANNLQIIKKDKNGKDIGFVLTGNNHHIAIYEDKDSKLVQHSCAFWHAVERKKYNIPAVIKNSADVWSLLLDKELPVLFLDKLPADELNLKFSMQQNEMFILGLSQEGFDEAIKNNDKSLLSKHLYLVWSISNNDYYFRHHLETKNTELKNIPTAKDSKRYFRFKSVGALVGINPIKVRLNHLGEITKIGE from the coding sequence ATGATGATTAAAAATATACTTGGATTAGACTTAGGAACCAACTCTATTGGCTGGGCTTTGATTGAAGTTGATGAAAACAATATTCCTATTCGCATTATTGCAATGGGTTCCAGAATAATTCCTTTGTCAACAAGTGATAAAGAAGAATTTCAAAGAGGCTTATCAATTACTAAAAATCAAAATAGAACAGTAAGTCGTACCCAAAGGAAAGGGTATGATAGAAAACAGCTAAGGAGAAGTGATTTAAAGAAAATTCTGAAAAAATACAATATTTTTCCATCAGAAGAGTTGTTGAAACTTCCAATGCTTGATTTATGGAAATTAAGAAGTGACTCTGCCAATCCTAATGAGGATATTTCCGCAGAACAATTAGGACGTATTCTATATATGCTGAATCAGAAAAGAGGTTATAAGTCTGCCAGAAGTGAAGCTAATTCAGATAAAAAAGATACCGATTATGTTCAAGCAGTAAAAGGGCGTTATGCTCAACTGAAAGATAGAAGACAAACCATTGGACAATACTTTTATGAAGAGCTTTCTACTGCTTTTTCAGACAAAAATAATCAGCAGTATTTTAGAGTTAAAGAAGAGGTTTATCCAAGGGAAGCTTATATAGAAGAGTTTGATACTATAATTAATGCTCAAAAAGATAAGCACGGTTTTCTTACAGATAAAGTAATTCACCAATTAAGAAATGAAATCATTTATTTTCAAAGGAAGTTGAAGTCTCAGAAAGGATTAGTGAGTATCTGTGAACTTGAAGGCTTTGAGAAAACTGTTTATGACAAGGAAAAAAATAAAAATAAAGTGGTATTTGTTGGGCCGAAGGTTGCTCCTAAAACATCTCCATTGTTTCAGCTTTGCCGAATTTGGGAAGTAGTCAATACAATTAGCTTAAAAATAAAAAATCCGGAAGGAAGCAAATATAAATGGGGTGAAAAAGTCCCAAATTTAAAACAGAAAGAAATTTTAGCAGATTATTTATTTAAAAATGAAAATTTAAGCTTTAGTACACTTCTCGAAATTTTAGAACTAAAAAAAGAAGATGTATATGTGAATAAGCAAATCCTTAAGGGTATTAAAGGAAATGAAGCATATGCAGCTCTTCATAATGTTTTAGGAGATCACGAACTTTTGAATTTTGATGTTTCTATAATTACTTCAGACCATACTGCAATATTGGTGGATAAGAAGACGGGTGAAATTCTTGAAGAAAGAGCCGGTCTTGAACTTGATGCATCATTGGAAAGAGAACCATTGTATCAATTTTGGCATACTATTTATTCTCTGAAGGATTTAGACGAATGTAAAAATGCCTTAATTAAAAGATTCGGTCTTGATGAAGACATTGCCGAAAAGTTATCCCATATTGATTTTAATAAGCAGGCTTTTGGAAGCAAATCGAATAAATCGATGAGGAAAATTCTTCCTTTTCTGATGGAAGGCTATAATTATTCTGAATCCTGCAGTTTGGCAGGCTATAATCACTCTAATTCTTTAACAAAAGATGAAAGAGAATCGCAAATTACTTTGGAAAGATTAGAACTTCTTCCTAAAAATAATTTAAGGCAGCCTATTGTTGAGAAAATTCTGAATCAGATGATTAATGTAGTTAATACAATTCTTGAGAAATATGGAAAGCCATCTGAAATTAGAGTTGAACTTGCCAGGGAACTTAAACAAAGTAAAGATGAACGAAATGATACCGATTTACAAAATTCCAGGAATAAAAAACTGAATGAAGAAATAGGCAAAAGACTGGCTGAATTAGGACTGCCTGTAACCAAACGGTATATTCAAAAATATAAATTCATATTTCCATCTCTTAGTAAAAATCTGAAAGATGCTCACGTTAATAATCAATGCATTTATTGTGGAGAAACCTTTAATTTAACGGAAGCTTTGAATGGGGATGCTTATGATGTGGATCATATTGTACCGAAAGCTTTATTGTTTGATGACTCACAGACCAACAAAGTTCTTGTTCATCGAAAATGTAACTCTACAAAAACAAATCAGACTGCATATGATTACATTACTGCAAAAGGCGAAGAAGAAGTTAGAATATATTCAGAAAGAGTGGATGACTGGTTCAAAAAAGGAATTATTTCTTACAGTAAAATGCAAAGATTGAAAGTTTCACACAAAGAATATCTTGAAAGGAAAAAACTTGGAAAGGAAACAGAAACAGATAAAAAACTTTGGGAAAACTTTATCGACAGACAATTGAGAGATACCCAATATATTTCTCGTAAATCAAGGGAAATTTTACAAAAAGTATGTAATAATGTAACCACAACAGAAGGTGGAGTTACTGCAAAGCTTCGTAATTTATGGGGTTGGGATGATATTTTGATGAATCTACAAATGCCTAAATACAAAGAATTAGGACAAACAATCACCAAAGAATGGACAAGTGAGCATGGAAAAAGAAAACATCAAAAGGAAGAAATAGAAAACTGGACTAAAAGAGATGATCATCGTCATCATGCCATTGATGCTTTGGTAGTAGCCTGTACTAAGCAAGGTTTTATTCAACGAATAAATACTTTAAATTCAAGCGAGACAAAAGATTTGATGATTAAAGAAGTGGAAGAAGCTAAAATAGAATTTAATGAAAAGACTACACTTTTAGAAAAATATTTAAAGACTCAGAAGCCTTTTACTACACGGGAAGTAATGAAAGAGGCTGACAAAATTTTAATTTCTTTTAAAGCAGGTAAAAAAGTAGCAACAATAACTAAGTTTAAAGCAACGGGTAAAAATAAAGAAACAGGTGTGATTGTTCCAAGAGGTGCTTTACACGAACAATCTGTTTACGGGAAAATAAAAGTGATTGAAAAAGATAAGCCTTTAAAATATTTGTTTGAAAACCCAGATAAAATTGTCAATTCCAGAATTAGAGATCTTGTTGAAACAAGGCTTTCTGAAAATGAAAATAATTCTAAAAAGGCTTTATCAACAGTAAAGAAAAATCCAATTTTTTTTAACGAAGAAAAAAATGAAATTTTGGAAAAGGCATCTTGTTACAACGATGCAACAGTACTGAAATATAAATTGCAAAATCTTAAAGCAAATCAGGTTGATGATATTGTTGATGAAAGAGTGAAATTTTTGGTAAAAGAAAGACTTACTCAATTTGGAAGTAAAGAAAAAGAAGCTTTCAAGGACATTCTTTGGTTTAATCAAGAAAAACAAATTCCGATTATAACAGTTCGTTTGTTTGCCCGTCCTGATGCTAATAATTTACAGATAATTAAGAAAGATAAAAATGGTAAAGATATTGGTTTTGTTTTAACTGGGAACAATCATCATATTGCCATTTATGAAGATAAAGATAGTAAGCTGGTTCAGCACAGTTGTGCATTTTGGCATGCAGTAGAAAGAAAGAAATATAATATACCTGCTGTTATTAAAAATTCAGCAGATGTTTGGAGTCTGTTATTAGATAAAGAACTTCCGGTTTTATTTTTGGATAAATTACCTGCTGATGAACTTAATTTAAAATTCAGTATGCAGCAAAATGAAATGTTTATTTTGGGATTATCTCAAGAGGGATTTGATGAAGCCATAAAAAATAATGATAAATCCTTATTGAGTAAACATTTGTATTTGGTTTGGAGTATTTCTAATAATGATTATTATTTCAGGCATCATTTGGAAACAAAGAATACGGAATTGAAAAATATCCCAACAGCAAAAGATTCGAAAAGATATTTTAGATTTAAAAGTGTTGGTGCATTAGTTGGAATTAATCCAATAAAAGTAAGATTGAATCATTTAGGAGAAATTACCAAAATAGGAGAATAA
- a CDS encoding HAD family hydrolase — MKYKNLIFDLDGTLWDPRLTIISIWNDVLQRHQLIQKDLKPEDMDPYMGLLAKDIVKDMITGISDAEVQEILSEIVAQENKILRVKGGTLYSGVENTLKKLSETYKLFIVSNCQDGYIESFLEHYQFNEVFVDFESHGRTQKKKAENIKLIMERNHLLPENSVYIGDTQTDHDSAAANDLPFIFCRYGFGKLDNEGYTPSISKFPDLETCI, encoded by the coding sequence TTGAAATACAAAAACTTAATTTTTGACTTAGACGGAACGTTATGGGATCCGCGATTGACAATTATTTCAATCTGGAATGACGTGTTACAGAGACACCAGCTTATACAAAAAGACCTGAAACCTGAGGATATGGATCCGTATATGGGATTATTGGCGAAAGATATTGTAAAAGATATGATCACGGGAATCAGCGATGCAGAAGTTCAGGAAATTCTTTCTGAGATCGTTGCTCAGGAAAATAAAATATTACGTGTAAAAGGTGGAACTTTATATAGCGGTGTCGAAAACACGCTAAAGAAATTATCAGAAACGTACAAGCTTTTTATCGTAAGCAATTGCCAGGATGGATATATTGAGTCCTTTTTAGAGCATTACCAATTCAATGAAGTATTTGTAGATTTTGAGTCTCACGGACGGACTCAAAAGAAAAAGGCTGAAAACATCAAACTTATCATGGAGAGAAACCACCTGTTGCCGGAAAATTCCGTCTATATCGGGGATACCCAAACGGATCATGATTCTGCTGCCGCTAATGATCTTCCGTTTATCTTCTGTAGATACGGTTTTGGGAAGCTGGACAATGAAGGATACACCCCTTCAATTTCAAAATTCCCGGACCTGGAAACCTGTATTTAA
- a CDS encoding M20/M25/M40 family metallo-hydrolase: MKINRFFAVPAVVLAAQFSWAQVKVDPSEKLDPVVKSFVDEINNNSQLENMAYELLDGVGPRLVGTPEMLAANEWSAEKLRSWGVEANLQQFGTWKGWQRGTTHVDMVYPRVKSLTATQLAWSPATKKAIEGEVVILPKVSTKAEFDKWLPSVKGKIVLMAQYQKVGRSDEQIKEFATPELYEKLKAEKEQATKDFAAYVKNIGYDNNSLPEALEKAGAAGIAISNWTGIMGANRIFGAKTSKIPMVDIDVEDYGMLYRMAEKGAQPKIKIDAQSKILPDAKSFNTIGMIKGKEKPDEYVILSAHLDSWDGAQGATDNGTGTLTMLEAMRLLKKYYPNNKRTIVIGLWGSEEQGLNGSRGFVADNPQIIKGVQAAFNQDNGTGRVVNISGQGFVKAYDYIGKWLEGVPKTVRGHIKTDFPGMPGGGGSDHASFVAAGVPGFSLGSLNWGYFGYTWHTTKDTYDKIIFDEVKNNVVLTAALAYMASEDPEFTNREKRTMPKDEKWPEAKEPRRSSKEYK, translated from the coding sequence ATGAAGATAAATAGATTTTTTGCAGTACCGGCTGTAGTGTTGGCTGCACAGTTTTCATGGGCTCAGGTAAAGGTAGATCCGTCAGAAAAACTTGATCCTGTCGTGAAAAGCTTTGTGGATGAAATCAATAACAATTCCCAACTTGAAAATATGGCTTATGAGCTGTTGGATGGGGTAGGTCCGCGTCTTGTAGGAACTCCGGAAATGTTGGCTGCCAATGAATGGAGTGCAGAGAAGCTTCGTTCATGGGGTGTGGAAGCTAATCTTCAGCAATTCGGAACCTGGAAAGGATGGCAAAGAGGAACAACCCATGTAGACATGGTCTATCCAAGAGTAAAATCCCTGACGGCCACACAGCTGGCATGGAGCCCGGCTACTAAAAAAGCCATTGAAGGAGAAGTGGTTATCCTGCCTAAAGTATCTACAAAGGCGGAATTTGACAAATGGCTTCCTTCTGTAAAGGGAAAAATAGTACTGATGGCACAATACCAGAAGGTCGGACGTTCTGATGAGCAGATTAAAGAATTTGCAACTCCGGAATTATACGAAAAGCTGAAAGCCGAAAAAGAGCAGGCCACAAAAGATTTTGCAGCATATGTAAAAAATATCGGCTACGATAATAACAGCCTTCCGGAAGCCCTGGAAAAAGCGGGAGCCGCAGGAATTGCCATTTCAAACTGGACCGGAATAATGGGAGCCAACAGGATCTTTGGAGCAAAAACCTCAAAAATCCCGATGGTTGATATTGATGTAGAAGACTACGGAATGCTTTACAGGATGGCAGAAAAAGGAGCTCAGCCTAAGATTAAAATTGACGCTCAATCAAAAATACTTCCCGATGCCAAAAGTTTTAATACTATTGGTATGATCAAAGGAAAAGAAAAACCGGATGAATATGTTATCCTTTCCGCTCACCTTGATTCGTGGGACGGAGCACAGGGCGCCACTGATAACGGAACAGGAACGCTTACGATGCTTGAAGCGATGAGACTTCTGAAAAAATATTATCCGAACAATAAAAGAACGATTGTGATAGGACTCTGGGGAAGTGAAGAGCAAGGCCTGAACGGTTCCAGAGGTTTTGTTGCAGATAATCCTCAAATTATCAAAGGAGTACAGGCAGCCTTCAACCAGGATAACGGAACAGGCCGTGTTGTGAATATCAGCGGACAAGGATTTGTAAAAGCATACGATTACATCGGAAAATGGCTGGAAGGGGTACCTAAAACTGTGAGAGGACACATTAAGACAGATTTCCCGGGAATGCCTGGTGGAGGAGGGTCGGACCATGCCTCATTTGTAGCAGCAGGAGTACCCGGATTTTCTTTAGGCTCTTTAAATTGGGGATATTTCGGTTACACATGGCATACGACGAAAGATACCTATGATAAGATTATTTTTGATGAAGTAAAAAATAATGTGGTTTTAACCGCTGCCCTTGCATATATGGCTTCCGAAGATCCTGAGTTTACAAACAGAGAGAAAAGAACCATGCCAAAAGATGAGAAATGGCCGGAAGCCAAAGAACCGAGAAGAAGCTCCAAAGAATATAAATAA
- a CDS encoding carboxypeptidase regulatory-like domain-containing protein: MQKAKLLYNLYFRNINYTEYAETFLPSLSLFLNFFSAQKLLVVDAENNKPISNARVLLQHQLVYTNEDGYVAVEPGSANFEISASGFQKVKIREFHSPVQLKRVYKNIDEVKMVKVDLEKLLQDVHNNYKKRYYNEPSLYDVLYKEKRSDNNQLHLLVIAEAKLWNRTNFYDRNKSFDKNLQMQLNNVKYFKNLKSDSIFTQKIKRFSDEYMGNYFFNFELSRTLAHVKNKGSKSSAWMFFKEGDEQFITFKI, from the coding sequence TTGCAGAAAGCTAAGCTCCTGTATAATTTGTATTTTAGAAATATCAATTACACAGAATATGCTGAAACATTCTTACCTTCTCTTTCTCTTTTTTTGAACTTCTTTTCGGCACAAAAACTTTTAGTGGTGGACGCTGAAAATAACAAACCGATTTCCAATGCCAGGGTTCTTCTGCAACATCAACTCGTTTATACCAATGAAGACGGTTATGTAGCGGTGGAGCCAGGTTCGGCCAACTTCGAAATTTCAGCTTCAGGATTTCAAAAGGTGAAAATTCGTGAATTTCATTCCCCGGTACAGCTGAAACGGGTATATAAAAATATTGATGAAGTAAAAATGGTAAAAGTAGACCTCGAAAAACTACTTCAGGATGTTCATAATAATTATAAAAAGAGGTATTATAATGAGCCTTCCCTATATGATGTTCTTTATAAAGAAAAAAGAAGTGATAACAACCAGCTCCATCTTTTAGTGATTGCCGAAGCGAAATTATGGAACAGGACTAATTTTTACGATCGTAATAAATCTTTTGATAAGAATCTCCAAATGCAGCTGAATAATGTCAAATACTTTAAAAACCTAAAGTCAGACAGTATTTTTACACAGAAAATAAAGAGGTTTTCCGACGAATATATGGGAAATTATTTTTTTAATTTTGAATTAAGCCGAACACTGGCCCATGTAAAAAATAAGGGATCAAAATCTTCCGCCTGGATGTTTTTTAAAGAGGGAGATGAACAATTTATTACATTTAAAATCTAG
- a CDS encoding histone H1 produces the protein MKELIEKINAEFEAFTTEANQQAEKGNKAAGTRARKSALELSKLFKEFRKVSVEEAKK, from the coding sequence ATGAAAGAACTAATTGAAAAAATCAACGCAGAATTTGAAGCGTTCACAACTGAGGCAAACCAACAAGCGGAAAAAGGGAACAAGGCAGCTGGTACAAGAGCTCGTAAATCAGCTTTAGAACTAAGCAAATTGTTCAAAGAATTCAGAAAAGTTTCTGTAGAAGAAGCTAAAAAATAA
- a CDS encoding PLP-dependent aminotransferase family protein produces MKPYKYEIFTKSIEEQIRNGLLQPGDRLPSVREIKERYQLSTSSVQSGFEYLMITGLAESRLRSGYFVPQRKEENIPETRTMLPVVVRDEVFMKNMLLTSRRTSEPASFNTTMPGDLLVPQKLILRTMQEVIRKKGAALLRYYPSDGSGALRKQISKQMRMHGCLLNPDEIIITDGALQALTIALRSVTKAGDVVAVDSPCVFSVLEVIANLGLKVIEIPVHYRTGFDTDYFRKACSEHNIKALAVTPNFHNPTGILMKDETKKEIVNIAETHEVCIIENDMYSDLYFEGKRPSCIKSFDTSGIVMMYSSFSKTLAPGIRLGWLYAGNFYSKSERARFILGRSVSPVYQELILSLLEKNSYERHLRSFRKKLNHQAVVVLDCLRKFFPEEAYFHRPQGGYNIWGQLPEKTDMKKFYHYCENNSIMFTPGNTFSPTSRYSHHFRVVFAERITPENLFLLENAGKKVKEFFTHK; encoded by the coding sequence ATGAAACCATATAAATACGAAATTTTTACAAAGAGTATTGAAGAACAGATAAGGAATGGTCTTTTACAGCCAGGGGATCGTTTGCCGTCCGTCAGAGAAATTAAAGAAAGGTATCAATTGAGTACAAGCTCTGTACAAAGCGGTTTTGAATATCTGATGATCACAGGTCTTGCTGAAAGCCGTTTACGATCAGGTTACTTTGTGCCACAAAGGAAAGAAGAAAATATTCCGGAGACCAGGACGATGCTTCCTGTAGTAGTGAGAGATGAGGTATTTATGAAAAATATGCTGCTGACATCCCGAAGAACTTCCGAACCGGCTTCTTTTAATACGACAATGCCGGGAGACCTTTTGGTTCCACAAAAATTGATACTGAGGACGATGCAGGAGGTAATTCGTAAGAAAGGGGCCGCACTTCTGAGATATTATCCTTCCGACGGATCCGGGGCATTACGAAAACAAATTTCAAAACAAATGAGAATGCATGGATGCCTCCTGAATCCGGATGAAATAATCATTACAGACGGAGCTTTGCAGGCACTCACTATTGCGCTGAGATCTGTGACAAAAGCAGGGGATGTAGTTGCGGTAGACAGTCCGTGTGTGTTTTCCGTTCTGGAAGTTATTGCCAATCTTGGGCTTAAAGTAATTGAAATTCCTGTACATTACAGGACAGGTTTTGATACAGACTATTTCCGGAAGGCTTGTAGCGAGCATAATATTAAAGCGCTTGCAGTAACCCCCAATTTTCATAATCCTACGGGAATCCTGATGAAGGATGAAACAAAAAAGGAAATAGTAAATATAGCGGAAACACATGAAGTATGTATTATAGAAAATGATATGTATTCCGATCTTTATTTTGAAGGGAAGAGGCCGAGTTGTATCAAAAGCTTTGATACCAGCGGAATTGTGATGATGTATTCTTCATTTTCAAAAACTTTGGCACCGGGGATCCGATTGGGATGGCTGTATGCCGGTAATTTTTATTCAAAATCTGAAAGAGCCAGATTTATTCTCGGACGTTCGGTGTCTCCGGTTTATCAGGAACTCATTCTTAGTCTTTTAGAAAAAAACAGTTATGAAAGGCATTTGCGGTCTTTTCGGAAAAAACTGAATCATCAGGCCGTTGTGGTTCTAGACTGTCTGAGGAAGTTTTTTCCTGAAGAAGCTTACTTTCACCGGCCGCAGGGAGGATATAACATCTGGGGCCAACTTCCGGAAAAGACCGATATGAAAAAGTTTTATCATTATTGTGAAAATAACAGTATCATGTTTACTCCCGGAAATACATTTTCGCCGACCAGCAGATACAGTCATCATTTTAGGGTTGTTTTTGCAGAAAGAATTACCCCTGAAAACTTATTTCTTTTGGAAAATGCAGGAAAGAAGGTGAAAGAATTTTTCACTCATAAATAA
- a CDS encoding helix-turn-helix transcriptional regulator produces MSDQLETIEDYYRRLRKDKSMVFDSEEFETGKSHFNISMRKYCSFKSPYNRRDYYKISFIIGKGTIHYGVHQLYIDRPALFFPSPSIPYSWECESDFQEGYFCLFNQEFFNGNSEFNLFKKTSLFKEWSKPVVFLTEEQTQLATLYFDQIYKMNNSAYPYRCNSIKSHLASVLHLALENRVEDVNPSELPANVRLYRLFDELLNKQFPLDSPAYPLVLRTPADFARHLNVHVNHLNSSVKSVTNLTTTQIIKEKMFEESKNLLKYTNWDIAEIGYTLGFEQPSHFNNFFKKHAQTSPLKFKNSY; encoded by the coding sequence ATGAGTGATCAGCTGGAAACCATCGAAGATTATTACAGACGTCTCAGAAAGGATAAGAGTATGGTATTTGATTCAGAGGAATTTGAAACGGGAAAGTCTCATTTCAATATTTCTATGCGCAAATACTGCAGTTTTAAAAGCCCTTACAACCGTCGTGATTATTATAAAATAAGCTTTATCATAGGGAAAGGAACCATACACTATGGAGTTCATCAATTGTACATCGACCGTCCCGCTTTATTTTTTCCTTCTCCCAGCATACCATACTCGTGGGAGTGTGAGAGTGATTTTCAGGAAGGGTATTTTTGTCTTTTTAATCAGGAGTTTTTCAACGGGAATTCGGAATTTAACCTATTTAAGAAAACTTCATTATTTAAAGAATGGAGTAAGCCTGTAGTATTCTTAACGGAAGAACAAACACAGCTGGCCACCCTTTATTTTGACCAGATTTATAAAATGAATAATTCTGCGTATCCGTATCGCTGCAACAGTATCAAAAGCCATCTGGCTTCCGTGCTGCATCTGGCCCTGGAAAACCGGGTTGAAGATGTCAACCCAAGTGAACTGCCAGCTAATGTAAGACTGTACAGATTGTTTGATGAATTACTCAACAAACAGTTCCCGCTGGATTCACCGGCATACCCGCTGGTACTGAGAACACCTGCTGATTTTGCCCGCCATCTGAACGTTCATGTGAATCATCTGAATTCTTCTGTAAAATCGGTAACCAACCTTACTACCACGCAGATTATTAAAGAAAAAATGTTTGAGGAATCTAAAAACCTTTTGAAATATACCAACTGGGATATCGCTGAGATTGGATATACGCTGGGATTTGAGCAACCATCCCATTTTAACAACTTTTTTAAAAAACATGCCCAAACGTCTCCCCTAAAATTTAAAAACTCCTATTAA